A stretch of the Oncorhynchus mykiss isolate Arlee unplaced genomic scaffold, USDA_OmykA_1.1 un_scaffold_195, whole genome shotgun sequence genome encodes the following:
- the LOC110517172 gene encoding uncharacterized protein LOC110517172, which translates to MVSQVMYSVDSDAESRGSSPTESLQTSEPTISDVGNLLSGKSSPRLSPSGTIMATSETSNAAQILKANIDGEEVDTTSHSGVAQNIVKDDMSTSPDMVKDVTLPTPSSDNLGSDDDVTGLISMLVMRILTEIQTPAEDYPVDVTRKSQDLIPKVMEVFCAWSGCSETQAYPENLRIHKVYRVVYKNLLEEFGSEKILQQAVTTQDSSFDRIIVKSLSEALLHRCNEALRAASRTSVKTTGPKALPLAEDVRASSGKLSFLQRLVRLTSNLKLFKKGNKKDSHRSESEQVQTTAEDGMLPSIVPHAAMSALPKDLPASSQQETPHKRPLLVRMFSAISKGLFKPFKQSLKTK; encoded by the exons ATGGTAAGCCAGGTCATGTACTCTGTGGATTCTGATGCAGAAAGTAGAGGATCCTCTCCAACTGAATCTCTCCAAACATCTGAACCCACTATATCTGATGTAGGCAATCTATTGAGTGGCAAGTCCTCCCCTCGGCTGTCTCCTTCTGGCACCATTATGGCAACAAGCGAGACCTCCAATGCAGCACAAATCTTGAAGGCCAACATTGATGGAGAGGAAGTGGATACCACCAGTCATTCTGGTGTAGCTCAAAACATTGTCAAGGACGATATGTCAACCAGCCCAGACATGGTCAAAGATGTCACACTTCCAACCCCATCCTCTGATAACTTGGGCAGTGATGATGACGTCACcggcctcatcagcatgttagtAATGAGAATTCTAACAGAAATCCAAACCCCAGCAGAAGATTACCCAGTTGACGTCACACGCAAGTCACAAGACCTTATCCCTAAAGTTATGGAGGTcttctgtgcatggtcaggctgctctgagacaCAAGCCTATCCAGAGAACTTGAGGATTCATAAAGTCTACAGAGTCGTCTATAAAAATCTGTTGGAGGAGTTTGGCTCGGAGAAAATCCTCCAACAGGCCGTGACGACTCAGGACTCTTCATTTGATAGGATTATTGTCAAGTCTTTGAGTGAAGCGCTTCTCCACAGATGTAATGAGGCATTGAGGGCAGCCTCAAGAACATCAGTCAAAACCACCGGGCCTAAGGCTCTTCCACTGGCTGAGGATGTGAGGGCTAGCAGCGGGAAACTATCTTTTCTACAAAGGCTGGTCAGGCTGACAAGCAACTTAAAG CTATTCAAGAAGGGGAACAAGAAGGATTCCCACCGCTCTGAATCAGAACAAGTACAGACCACTGCTGAAGATGGCATGC tGCCCAGCATAGTGCCACATGCTGCTATGTCTGCACTGCCAAAGGATCTCCCCGCCAGCTCCCAACAGGAGACGCCTCACAAACGTCCACTTCTCGTCAGGATGTTTTCTGCCATCTCCAAAGGCCTGTTCAAGCCCTTCAAACAGTCCTTAAAGACCAAGTAA